In Thermococcus sp. M39, the genomic stretch CTTGTCGGCTTTGGGGAGAAGAACTCTTTAGGATTTGGGATGGTGAAGGTTGATGGGGGAAATAGAAAGAAAGTTTAAGCAAGTGACTGGATTTGCTCCATATAAGTTTCAAAAGGAAGCTATTGAATACCTCTTAGAAGGCTATTCTTTAATCGTTAGAGCACCGACAGGGGCAGGAAAAAGTGAAATGGTGCTGATTCCTTTTATCTCTGAAGTGAACGAAAGCTTGCCTTCTCAGCTTATCTATTCCTTGCCAAATAGAACCCTTGTTGAAAGTTTAGGTAATAGGGCTAAACGCTATGCATCCTTTAAAAAGCTTAGAGTTGCTGTTCACCATGGAAAAAGAGTTGAAAGTCAGCTTTTTGAGGAGGATATAATTATTACAACAATTGACCAAGCGGCGGGAGCTTATTTAAGCGTGCCCTTAAGCATGCCAAAAAAGTGGGGAAATATCTTCGTTGGTGGTGTTGCATCTTCAATGCTGGTGTTTGATGAAGTTCACACGTTGCATCCAGAAAAAGGACTGTTGACATCGGTAGCAATGAGCATTGAGAGTTCAAAGCTTGGATTTCCATTTGTCATGATGTCTGCTACACTCCCAGAGAGCTTTATGGAAAAAGTAAAGAATATGGCAGAGAAGAAAGGAGGAAGAGTGCACATAATTAACGTTGATGATGAAAACGAAATTACTTCGAGGAAAACTCGGAAAGTTTATTTAGATAGTACTCCCCTTCGCTCTAAGACTTCCTTAAGTGCTGAAGAAGTTCTGAGACATTTGGATGATTCCAAAAACCTTTTGGTTGTTGTTAACACCGTTAGGAAAGCTCAGGAACTCTATCTTAGCCTCGAGGATAAGGTAGATGTTCCGTTATTATTACTCCATTCACGGTTTCTTGATGAAGATAGACAAGCTAAAGAGAGAACAGTTTTAGAGATTTTTGGAAAGAAGCAAAGAGAAGGAATCTTAATTGCCACGCAAGTAATTGAAGTGGGTATGGACATCTCCTCCTCAAAACTTTTGACAGAAATTTCTCCTATTGATTCTCTTATCCAACGAGCGGGAAGAGTCGCAAGATGGGGTGGCGAAGGTGAAGTTGTCGTGTATGATGTTGAAAGAAAGCAAGGAAATGCTTATGCACCATACACCAAAGAACTTGTTGAACCCACAATTGAAGCTCTCAAAGGTGTTGAGCTTTTGAACTGGCAAGCTGAGGTAATGCTGGTTGATAAAGTTCTCTCTAAACCTTTTGAGAGTTATCTCGATCCATATAAATTCTATGAACGGTTGGGAGGTTTGGTTAGGGCTGTTTACGAAGGAAAGCGGGCATATGTTGAAGAAAATGTTAGAGAAACTTATTCAGTTGAGATAGCACTATATGAAAACGTTGAAGAACTTAGAGATGAACCAGAGAAAGCATTTAGGCTCAAGCGGTTAAGGGTTGACTTTAGAGTTTTGGCTGGTAAGTTCAACTACCTACAGGAGATTGGTGCCAAAATTTACCGTGTGGAGGAAAATCCACTCATCGACGAATACGAGAGCAAGTATGAGCTCGTGGAAGTTCAAAGCAAAGAAGATATCATGCCATTTGAGTTTTACATAATTTCCGGAATAAGTTACTCTCCAGAGGTTGGTCTGCTATTTGACAAAAGTGGTGAGATTAAGAGCTTTGAATTTGAAGAAAAGGAACATCTGTTTAAGCTTGAGCTAAAAGAATTAAAGAGAGAAACATGGGTTGAGCATTCACTAAAAACACTCGAATTTTTAAGAACATATATGTTACCAAGATATGCTTATCCAATCAAAACATTTGCCAAATATTTTGGTATCTCCAAGAAGGACTTAATTAGTTGGATTGAGCTTAGTGTGGCTTTGCATGATGTGGGCAAGCTTAACTATTACTGGCAAAAGGCAGTAGGATGGCAAAAAGGAGAAGAGCCAATAGCCCACGGCTTTGAGAATGTTAAGAAGTTGCCGCCTCATGCAACTGTGTCTGCCAAAGCTTTAGAGCACTATTTAATGGAACAGTTTGATGATGAGGTATTGTTCAAGGTTTTCTATTTAGCAATAGCACATCATCACTCGCCTTGGTCTTCTAAATATCAAAAGTTCAAGCTTATTGAGAATGCACATGAGCACATATCCCTAATCTACTCAATTCCAGAAGAGCTGATAATCACAAAAAGTGCCTCTGGAAGTCTGCTTTTCAAATACTTGAATATTGACGATGAGAATGAGTATTATCGTCTATATGGGTTAGTCTCTAAGCTTTTGCGTATCTCAGATAGGCTTGCAACGGGTGGTGAGTCATATGAATCGATATTTAGTCCCTAAACAGGGATGGCAGTTTTTGGATTTGGCAAAGGCTTATGGAGTTGGTGTTATCGTCCATGCTCTCTCTGGAGATGCAGAGATTTCTGACGCTGGGGCGTACTATGAAGTTAAAACACAAAAAGAGTTGGATTTCTCAAGAATACCTAAGATACAGGAATATCTCGGAGACGACCTTGAGGAATGGAATTACGTTCTTGCCACTCTTAGCAAGGCAAAAGTAGAAAAGCTGAAGCAGGAGATAAGAAAATTTTTCAGCGATGAAAACAATGTGAAGAAACTCCTTAGTGGGCATCTTGGAGGAAAGTCTGTAACCCTCCCACAATCGCTTGAACTTGCCGCAAGTAAAGGCATTAGGAAAGCCGTTCCAAGTTCATATTCGGAAGACCAAGTGAAAATTCTGCAAGACGAGCTTTATCTTGCGGTGCTTGGAGCCATAAACGTTTCACTGTGGAAATATTCTAAGGAATACTGGGTAGCTGTGTATCCATTGCCCTCTAATACGAAGATTAGGCACATTCAGGACATTAGGTCAAAGCTGAAGGATTCTGTAAAGGGATTTCATAGAGCAGGTTATTTTGCAACAGTTGCATATATAGCAGCAAAGCTAGTTAAGGAAGAAAAAGCTCTCAGTAATGGGGGAAAGTTTTCACCCAAAATCGGTGGGCTCTTCTATGGAGTCATGATGAAAACAGGTAATCAACCAAAACCATTCACATCTGGGCTGTTTCCACTTGAGCTTCTTCATACCATAGTTGTCTCCAACGAAGATGCACTCGATATGTGGTTGAAGATATTTGAATTCACATCATTCAAGAAAGGCTACGAAGATTTAGCACTGTCTTTAGCAAAGTTCATAGCAGAACCAACATTAGACAACTACTATTCTTATGCAAGACTTCACTTGAGGAACGAGCTCAGAAAAGAGGGCCTAAAATTTGGAGTTTATGACGCGGATTCCCTTTTGGAGGTGTTGAAGAATGTCGAAGTTAGCTGAGCTTTTTGAAAACGAAGCTATAAAGGACTTTGGAAAAGCCCTTAGGAGGGCGCTGAGAATAGGAGAGGACTACTCCTCTTTGGTGGAACTTGAATATGTTGAAAGCAAAGAGCAGTTTGTAGGGGCAATAAAACGCTTTTTGAGGAGGTATGAGACATTAGCCAAGAAAGGCTACAAGGGTAAGCCATTAACCAGACCAAAAGAAACAAGCTTAGTTGAGCTGATGAGGCTTGTTGATGAATATGGAGTAAAGCTTGTTCGCTCTGCCTTAATTAGCTATGCTCTTGTGAAAGGAGGTGAAGAAAATGAGTGAAAAAGTTTTTGAAATTGCAATTTTGGGAAGAGCCCTTTGGGAGCTCCACAGCTTGAACAACGAAGGCAATGTTGGAAACGTTGTTGAGCCAAGAAGCGTTAAGATAATTGATCCAAATACTGGAGAAGCTGTAACAACTGATGGAATTTCCGGGGAAATGTTGAAACACATTCATTCAGAGTTTATGTGGCTCCTCGATGGCAAGGAAAATCTATGTGATGCATGTAAGGTTCTTCAGCCGGAAAGATTTAATTATGTCATTAAAATCGGAAAAGAAAAGCCAAGCACAGTAGAAGAAGCCGTCAAAAAAGCTCTTGAATCCTGTGATATTTGTGATGTGCACGGATTCATGATTGAAAAGCCTACAGTTGCGAGAAAATCAACCATAGAGTTTGGATGGGCTTTAGGCATTCCTGAAGTTTATAGGGATATTCACTTACACGCAAGACATGCATTAGGTGAAAAAGAGAAGAAGAAAAATGATGAAGAAAGTGAGGAAATTCGGTCACAAATGATTTACCACAGACCTACAAGAACTGGAAAATATGCAATTGTTACAGTTTTCCAGCCATGGCGCATTGGTTTGAATGAAGCAAGGCAGGATGTATATTCCTACGATGGAGAGCGTAGAAAAGAGCGCTATCAACTGGCACTAAAGGCCTATCAGCTAATGTTCACAAGACCTGAGGGAGCAATGACAACAACAAGGCTTCCACATGTAGTTGATTTTGAGGGTGTAATAGTTTATTCCACAAAACCTGTTCCAGTGCCAGTAATTTCTCCGTTGAAGGAAGACTACAAAGCGGAAATAAAGAAGATAGCTGAGACAATTGAGGGGATTGAAGTTCTTGAGTTTAAAGGAGTGGCCGATTTCGTGGAGAAGATTGGCACGCTGTTAAGCAAAGAGCCCTACGAGATGAACTTTGGGGGAGAGAAATGAAATGGATGAGGCTTAGGATTCACTTTCCTTCATTTTATTCCTACAGAATCCCAGAGTATTCGTCCCAGTATGCGTTAGCTTTGCCTCTAATCGCACCATCCACAATAAAGTTAGCTCTCGTTGCAACGGCAATTAGAATGAGCGGCAAAGTTAGCGAAGGGAAAAGAATCTTTGAGTATGTAAAAGATGCAAAGGTTGGAATTAAACTCCCTAAAATCATTGTAGTGAATAGTGTTTTCATCAAGAGACTAAAAAAGAAGAAAGATCAACCAGGTTTTCAGCCAAGCTTCGGAGTTAGGGAATACGTTCATTTCAGTGGGGACTTAGAAGTTTATTTGGGGTTCAGCAAAATTGGGATTCCAAAGGAATTAATAACCTATGCACAGAGCATTAGATATCTCGGAACAAGTGATTCAATCGTCTATGTAAAGAGCGCAGAGTGGATAGATAAAGAACCAGCTGATGCTGTTTTCCCTTCAGAACTCTCAAAGCTTCCTGAAGGGGCAATTATTTACCCAGTAAAGGACTTTGCAAAAAAAGTTACATTTGAGCAGATTAACCCCTACTCATCTAAAAAAGCTGGAAAACCTTATGAGACCAAATATTGCCCCATACTCCTCTCAAAACGTCCAAAAGAGGGCAAGAACTGGAAACTCTTTGTGCTTTCTTAGTTTTTTGTTGTTTTTTACAGTAAAGACTGTATCAAAAATTACACCTTAGACTGTTACACTTTCAGGTGTAATGGAGGCCTTTCCAATGACCGACCTATATCCCGAACATCACCTCCTAATCCGTGGCACAGAAATTAACTACCTCTTCATCTGCCCAACTAAACTCTGGTACTTTTCTAAAGGCATCACCATGGAGCAAGAGAGTGAATGGGTTGACCTTGGCAAGTTCCTCCACGAAAAGAGCTACTTCGGAGAAGAAAAGGAAATCAGAATCGGTCCAATAAGCATTGACTTCATCAAGAAAGGTGACATCATTGAAGTCCATGAAGTCAAAAAGGGCAAATCAATGGAGAAGGCCCACGAGATGCAGGCTCTCTATTACCTTTACTACCTCAAGAAACTTGGCATAAATGCGAAAGCTATTCTGAATTATCCAAAGCTCAGAGAAACGAAAGAGATAACACTTGAAGGAAGAGAAAAAGAAGTTGAAGAAGCTATAAAAGAAGTTGAGCGGGTAAAATCGCTCCCAACCCCACCTAAGCCTGTAAAAACAAAGAAGTGCAAAAAATGTGCATATTATGAGCTCTGCTGGGTTTGAGGTGATAATATGAAAAAGCTTCCCCTAATCCTCATGGCAATACTGGTGCTCCTCTTGGCTCTCATTCCTTTATTTAGACAACAGAATTCAGTCAGACAACAAGAGGAATATTCTGGTGGAGACAAAATAATTATCGTCTATGACAACAAAGCATTGAGCGGCTTTAAAAGCGCATGGGGCTTTGCTGCTGTTGTTAGATTCAAAAACTATACAATTCTTTTTGATACCGGTGGCGATGGTGAAATTCTGCTGGGCAACATAAAGAAGCTTGACATTGACCCAAAGTCAATCCAATACGTTTTTCTGTCTCACATCCATGGAGATCACACAGGTGGGCTGTGGGCGTTTTTAAGGGAGAATCCCAATGTGACGGTATTCCTCCCAAGTATCTTCCCAGATAGTTTTAAAGAGAAAGTCCGGAGCTTTGGGGCAAAAGTCGTTGAAATTGATGATCCGAAAGAAATTTTGAAGAATGTTTACTCCACTGGAGTAATGTCTCCAGTAGGAGAGCAGGCTCTCGTTTTGAAAACTTCAAAGGGTTTAGTTGTGGTAACTGGATGCTCTCATCCCGGAATAGTTAAGATCGTGGAGAGAGCAGAGAACATAACAGGAGAGAATGCCTTCTTAGTTGTTGGAGGTTTTCACTTATTTGGAGCATCAGAAAAGGAAGTTAGGGCAATAGCTACAAGCCTCAAAAAGCTGGGAGTTCAAAAAGTTATGCCTTGCCACTGTACAGGAAGCAAAGCAGAGCGCATTTTTGCGGAGGAGTTCGGGGTGGATTATGTAGG encodes the following:
- a CDS encoding MBL fold metallo-hydrolase; this encodes MKKLPLILMAILVLLLALIPLFRQQNSVRQQEEYSGGDKIIIVYDNKALSGFKSAWGFAAVVRFKNYTILFDTGGDGEILLGNIKKLDIDPKSIQYVFLSHIHGDHTGGLWAFLRENPNVTVFLPSIFPDSFKEKVRSFGAKVVEIDDPKEILKNVYSTGVMSPVGEQALVLKTSKGLVVVTGCSHPGIVKIVERAENITGENAFLVVGGFHLFGASEKEVRAIATSLKKLGVQKVMPCHCTGSKAERIFAEEFGVDYVGCGVGKVISW
- a CDS encoding DevR family CRISPR-associated autoregulator — protein: MSEKVFEIAILGRALWELHSLNNEGNVGNVVEPRSVKIIDPNTGEAVTTDGISGEMLKHIHSEFMWLLDGKENLCDACKVLQPERFNYVIKIGKEKPSTVEEAVKKALESCDICDVHGFMIEKPTVARKSTIEFGWALGIPEVYRDIHLHARHALGEKEKKKNDEESEEIRSQMIYHRPTRTGKYAIVTVFQPWRIGLNEARQDVYSYDGERRKERYQLALKAYQLMFTRPEGAMTTTRLPHVVDFEGVIVYSTKPVPVPVISPLKEDYKAEIKKIAETIEGIEVLEFKGVADFVEKIGTLLSKEPYEMNFGGEK
- the cas3 gene encoding CRISPR-associated helicase Cas3', whose amino-acid sequence is MGEIERKFKQVTGFAPYKFQKEAIEYLLEGYSLIVRAPTGAGKSEMVLIPFISEVNESLPSQLIYSLPNRTLVESLGNRAKRYASFKKLRVAVHHGKRVESQLFEEDIIITTIDQAAGAYLSVPLSMPKKWGNIFVGGVASSMLVFDEVHTLHPEKGLLTSVAMSIESSKLGFPFVMMSATLPESFMEKVKNMAEKKGGRVHIINVDDENEITSRKTRKVYLDSTPLRSKTSLSAEEVLRHLDDSKNLLVVVNTVRKAQELYLSLEDKVDVPLLLLHSRFLDEDRQAKERTVLEIFGKKQREGILIATQVIEVGMDISSSKLLTEISPIDSLIQRAGRVARWGGEGEVVVYDVERKQGNAYAPYTKELVEPTIEALKGVELLNWQAEVMLVDKVLSKPFESYLDPYKFYERLGGLVRAVYEGKRAYVEENVRETYSVEIALYENVEELRDEPEKAFRLKRLRVDFRVLAGKFNYLQEIGAKIYRVEENPLIDEYESKYELVEVQSKEDIMPFEFYIISGISYSPEVGLLFDKSGEIKSFEFEEKEHLFKLELKELKRETWVEHSLKTLEFLRTYMLPRYAYPIKTFAKYFGISKKDLISWIELSVALHDVGKLNYYWQKAVGWQKGEEPIAHGFENVKKLPPHATVSAKALEHYLMEQFDDEVLFKVFYLAIAHHHSPWSSKYQKFKLIENAHEHISLIYSIPEELIITKSASGSLLFKYLNIDDENEYYRLYGLVSKLLRISDRLATGGESYESIFSP
- the cas5a gene encoding type I-A CRISPR-associated protein Cas5a, whose amino-acid sequence is MKWMRLRIHFPSFYSYRIPEYSSQYALALPLIAPSTIKLALVATAIRMSGKVSEGKRIFEYVKDAKVGIKLPKIIVVNSVFIKRLKKKKDQPGFQPSFGVREYVHFSGDLEVYLGFSKIGIPKELITYAQSIRYLGTSDSIVYVKSAEWIDKEPADAVFPSELSKLPEGAIIYPVKDFAKKVTFEQINPYSSKKAGKPYETKYCPILLSKRPKEGKNWKLFVLS
- the cas4 gene encoding CRISPR-associated protein Cas4, yielding MEAFPMTDLYPEHHLLIRGTEINYLFICPTKLWYFSKGITMEQESEWVDLGKFLHEKSYFGEEKEIRIGPISIDFIKKGDIIEVHEVKKGKSMEKAHEMQALYYLYYLKKLGINAKAILNYPKLRETKEITLEGREKEVEEAIKEVERVKSLPTPPKPVKTKKCKKCAYYELCWV